CTGCGAAACTTTTCCAAGATTTGCCATATAAATTTTTTATTCTGCCTAAAACTGATTTTCGGACTGCAAAATTATAAAACGATCGCTAAGAATCAAACCTTGGATTCGTGTTTTTTTGTACTTTTTTTAGAGGAAAGCACAAAATTTGACACTTTTATTGCAATTTGAGAGGAATGACTAGGTTAGGTCGAGTTTTTTTTACCAAAGTTTGAGAAGCCCTTTCCTGTTTTCGTATATTATATATGTGAAAAGAACGGCATATTCCAAGCTTACAAGCCATAAATTCTCATAAAAGGTAGTGCTGCCGTAGGCATGATAAGAGAGAACAACAACAAAAGACCAAACGATAGGAAATCTAATATTGGTAAAACTACATGCAGCTATAAGCGGGATTAAATACCAAGGGTGAACAGTAGTTGCAAATGCTAAGTAGATGAAAAGAATTGCTAAAACTGCTTTTGCTAAGTCTTTGCTTTTGTACGAAATAAAAAGAATGAGCAATCCGGATAGGATTTTCAAACCCATGCCTGCCAAATGTATGACGTTGTAGCCTACCAGCCAGAATCCAACTTCTCTTACTACATAATAGATGCTTGCGTTGAATTCAAAATTTCTGAAAAATAGATCAACGCTTTCAAGAAAATTGTTTGCCAATTCTTGACTCCAAAATGGGTAGAAACTAATAAGCAGAGTGATTGCCGAGACAAAAGCAAACAAAGTGCCTTTCACAGGTTTTAATCGAAAAAAAACTAGGGGTAGGAATAAAACAGGAATTAGCTTGACTGAAATTGCTGCTCCCAACGAGATTGCTGATAAGTACCACGATTTAGGGAATTTAGAAATAGAAAAATAGGCAAGAAGTACAAAAAACACTATAACTATCTCGAAATGAAGATTGCCAGTACTTTCAATTATCAGGAGTGGGTTTAAAGCAAAAAGCGAAAGGATTTCTCTTTTCTGAATGATTTTAAACATTAACCAAATCACTCCAAATTCAAATGCCCAAAGTAGTACACGAAGTCCAATAACTTGTCCGATTATACTCTGAGGAGAAAAATATGTTGCTACGGCAAAAAGGAATTGATTGAGCGGTGGATAAACAGAATAATAGTTTTGTGAATTGAGTTTTTGATAAATATCCTGTTGCGAAATACTATTAGAAATTTCGCTAGGGAGATGTAAAAAGGGGTTGATACCTTGATTTTGTAGAAGACCATCCCAAATAAAGCGGTAAAAGTCATCTGATAGGTATGGAATACTTAGGATAAAGGGTAACCTAAAAGCGATAGCCCACAGCCACCATTTGTTAAGTTCTTTTTCTTGGACAATGAATTGCCAGTAATAAACCGCAAAAATCGCCGAATAAATGGCAAAGAAAAGTCCAAACTCCGTTCTTTCTTTTATAAAAATCGCAAGTACGGCATAAAGTAAAAGCGAGATATAATTCATAAAAAAAGCCGCTTCCTAAGAAGCGGCATTATAAGTCAGGGTTTATTATAATGTTATTTATTTTGCTGCACTTAACTTGGCTTCGATAGTTTGCTGAGTATGTGGTACTGCTTTCAACCTTTCTTTAGGAATAAGCTTTCCAGTGTCTCTACAAATGCCATAAGTACCGTTTTTAATTCTTATCAAAGCTCCTTCTAAATTTGAAGCAAACTTTTGAAGTCTACCCATAGAAGAACTCAATTGCTCTTTTTCTCTTACGTCTGCACCATCTTCTAGTGTCTTGCTACCAATAGCAGTACTGTCTGTTCCGTTATCGTCGGCTCGGCTAAGCGTGTCTTTTATAAAATGAATCTCATTGTTCGTAGCTTTTAGTTTTTTCAAAATAATTGCTTCAAACTCTGAGAGTTCGCTTTCTGTATAGAATGTCTTTTCAACTGTGGATGCCATAATCAAAATGTTTAATATTTAGCGGTTTGGGCCACTTGCCTGAATTAGGCTGCAAATATACTTTTTACTAACTACGAAAACCAACTTTTAAATAAAATATTCGTGGGAATAAACATTATTTTATGATCACTTCTATTTGCAAATCGGTATTAAATATGTCATTATTTATTAACAGAAAAATAATATAAGGATAGTTGATAAAATGTTGCGTAAATGTTTGGATTACTAAAAATATAGAGATTATTAGATAGAATGTTTTTTATCTAAGTTTGAGCCGGAATTACAAACTTCATATCAACAACAAATAAAACAATGATGAAATACATTGAACCGGCTCCTATTAAGGATAAAGAAAATCCGTTGGAGTCAATGATGTCGCGTTTCGATGAAGCAGTTAAATTGCTTGGAATCAGTGATGAGATGTACCATATCCTGAAAACTCCAGCCCGACAAGTAATTGTAGGTTTACCTGTGACAATGGATGATGGTAGTGTCAAGGTTTTTGAAGGGTATCGTGTGTTACACTCCAATATTTTAGGTCCAGGAAAAGGAGGGATTAGATTTGATCCTGATGTAACACTTGATGAGGTAAGAGCCCTTGCAGCATGGATGACTTGGAAATGTGCCGTAGTGGATATCCCTTATGGAGGGGCAAAGGGAGGAATCGCTTGCAACCCTCGAGAAATGTCAGCAGGAGAAATGGAGCGATTAACACGAGCTTACACGAGACAAATGCTCGATATTTTTGGACCAGATAAAGATATTCCTGCTCCAGATATGGGAACAGGTCCACGAGAAATGGCTTGGCTAATGGATGAATACTCCAAAGCAAAAGGAATGACAACCCATGCTGTAGTAACAGGTAAGCCGCTTGTTTTGGGAGGTTCACTTGGTCGTACCGAAGCAACTGGTAGAGGAGTGATGGTATCAACCCTCTCGGCGATGGATAAAATGAAAATTAATCCTTATAAAGCTACAGCTGCAATTCAAGGGTTTGGAAATGTGGGGTCTTTTGCTGGGAAACTCCTTGCCGAAAAAGGTGTGAAAATACTAGCGGTAAGTGATATATCGGGTACATATTACAACGAAAATGGATTAGATATTGCAGCAGCAATGGCTTATAGAGATGCCAACAAAGGCATACTCGAAGGTTTTAAAGAAGCGGAACTGCTAAAAGGTGAAGATATTTTGTTCTTAGATGTAGATGCTCTTATTCCAGCTGCCAAAGAAGATGTGATCACAAAAGAAAATGCTCACCTTATTAAAGCGAAATTGATTGTGGAAGGAGCAAATGGACCTACATCAGCCAAAGCTGATGTGATCTTGAATAACAATGGTGTACTTGCCGTTCCAGATATTTTAGCAAATGCAGGAGGCGTAACTGTTTCATATTTTGAGTGGGTTCAAAACCGAATTGGCTACAAATGGGGCGAAGACCGTATCAATAGAAGATGCGAGAGATCAATGAAAAATGCTTTTAATACAGTTTATAAACTTTCTAAAAAACATGATGTAAGCATGAGAATCGCAGCATATATGGTAGCGATAGATAAAGTAGCTGCAACATATAAGTTTAGAGGAGGATTTTAAGTTTTTGAATTAATCAAAGAGAGAGAAAGGAGTGCTTGAGAGAGTGCTCCTTTTTTTGTTCAAGATTATAAACAAAAAACCAGCAACCTTCCTAAGAAAGCTACTGGCTATTCTATGAAACTAATAAGTTCTTATTGTACTACTGGAGCTTTTGGAATCTCCATGTTGATATCTATATCTTCGCTAATTTCCTTGCTTGTCCATACAAAGCGAAAGATGTTCTCGGTCAAATTTACTTGCTTTAATTTCTCCGCCGCTCTCTCTCCATTGTGATGGCTGAGTCTTGACTTGATGTGCTCTGTTGCTTGTAAAAATTGGCTTTGTTCATCT
This portion of the Spirosomataceae bacterium TFI 002 genome encodes:
- a CDS encoding RNA polymerase-binding transcription factor DksA; translation: MASTVEKTFYTESELSEFEAIILKKLKATNNEIHFIKDTLSRADDNGTDSTAIGSKTLEDGADVREKEQLSSSMGRLQKFASNLEGALIRIKNGTYGICRDTGKLIPKERLKAVPHTQQTIEAKLSAAK
- a CDS encoding glutamate dehydrogenase (NAD(P)+); amino-acid sequence: MKYIEPAPIKDKENPLESMMSRFDEAVKLLGISDEMYHILKTPARQVIVGLPVTMDDGSVKVFEGYRVLHSNILGPGKGGIRFDPDVTLDEVRALAAWMTWKCAVVDIPYGGAKGGIACNPREMSAGEMERLTRAYTRQMLDIFGPDKDIPAPDMGTGPREMAWLMDEYSKAKGMTTHAVVTGKPLVLGGSLGRTEATGRGVMVSTLSAMDKMKINPYKATAAIQGFGNVGSFAGKLLAEKGVKILAVSDISGTYYNENGLDIAAAMAYRDANKGILEGFKEAELLKGEDILFLDVDALIPAAKEDVITKENAHLIKAKLIVEGANGPTSAKADVILNNNGVLAVPDILANAGGVTVSYFEWVQNRIGYKWGEDRINRRCERSMKNAFNTVYKLSKKHDVSMRIAAYMVAIDKVAATYKFRGGF